The following proteins are co-located in the Paenibacillus sp. JNUCC32 genome:
- a CDS encoding DinB family protein — protein MRPYLFEHLEFVRAQTLNLVRDIPDDMAEWIPSGMNNHVKWNAGHIYLTLERFTFGVNGETMHLPEHYTELFQTGSKPREINASWPSMSELIERLEGQVQWIEQRYTTHLQDTVLSPYTTSKGLKLSKIEEFLSFCLYHEGMHFDKIKSILSQNIQ, from the coding sequence ATGCGACCATACCTTTTTGAACATTTGGAATTTGTACGTGCACAAACCTTGAATCTTGTAAGGGATATCCCGGATGATATGGCGGAATGGATTCCGAGCGGAATGAACAACCACGTGAAGTGGAATGCAGGACATATCTATTTGACGCTGGAACGGTTTACGTTCGGCGTGAATGGCGAGACCATGCACCTCCCCGAGCATTATACCGAGCTGTTCCAGACGGGCTCCAAACCAAGGGAGATCAACGCTTCATGGCCTTCCATGAGCGAACTTATCGAACGGCTTGAAGGTCAAGTCCAGTGGATCGAACAGAGGTACACAACACATCTGCAAGATACCGTCTTGTCTCCCTACACGACATCCAAAGGTTTAAAGTTATCCAAGATAGAAGAATTCTTAAGCTTCTGCTTATATCATGAAGGCATGCATTTTGATAAAATCAAATCGATATTAAGTCAA
- a CDS encoding peptidase — protein MNKIYKVLTTATILAMAALPAAANAQDAPPASVHTGQGSIVNQAKKSVPGTMGYITEYVNDKTGKWITVTGRGLGATDQQEIKLSISKDTKIIDAKGNKVQLQTIVDKNKAIKAFYGPNITKSLPAQGSALTIIVQDKDFAGIDGTIAEVTKQGILVEGTNLYNDSEETILLHLDPKATIINTDGSKLNAGGLEAGMSIRAFYGPYVALSMPPQSSTNYIRVQAQAEEPVQEEPAGTNGIITDKADNKITVMGQALESGGVNYVILTVDENTEIVDAKGKPLTAEALKADLRIEAYYSQVMTLIYPARTHADKIVVSETTAPKIEGTVAASDRTTKDQLYINVGSDQSTENDVILNVTEDTQVIAGLSTESELKPGAKVVAYHSPIMTKSIPAITSAEVIIVQSGQ, from the coding sequence ATGAACAAAATCTACAAAGTATTAACAACCGCTACAATTCTGGCGATGGCAGCACTGCCGGCAGCCGCTAATGCACAGGACGCCCCTCCTGCTTCAGTCCATACGGGGCAAGGCAGCATCGTGAATCAGGCAAAGAAAAGCGTTCCTGGAACCATGGGTTATATAACGGAATACGTAAACGATAAAACGGGCAAATGGATTACGGTCACCGGCCGCGGTCTCGGTGCCACCGATCAACAAGAAATCAAGCTATCCATTTCCAAGGACACTAAAATCATCGATGCCAAAGGAAACAAAGTCCAACTCCAAACGATTGTGGACAAGAACAAAGCAATTAAAGCCTTCTATGGCCCGAACATCACCAAGAGTCTGCCTGCTCAAGGCTCAGCGCTTACGATCATCGTTCAGGATAAAGACTTTGCGGGTATTGATGGAACCATCGCTGAGGTAACCAAGCAAGGCATTCTGGTGGAGGGTACCAATCTGTACAACGACAGTGAAGAGACTATCCTGCTTCATCTGGATCCAAAAGCGACAATCATCAATACAGACGGCAGCAAGCTCAATGCGGGTGGCCTGGAAGCCGGCATGAGCATTCGCGCTTTCTACGGACCTTATGTGGCGTTAAGCATGCCGCCTCAATCGTCAACCAACTACATTCGGGTTCAAGCCCAAGCAGAAGAGCCTGTACAAGAAGAACCTGCCGGCACGAACGGAATCATTACGGACAAGGCAGATAACAAAATCACCGTCATGGGTCAGGCACTGGAGTCGGGCGGCGTCAATTACGTCATCCTTACCGTAGACGAGAATACGGAGATCGTCGATGCGAAGGGTAAACCGCTGACGGCTGAAGCTTTGAAAGCAGATCTCCGCATCGAGGCCTATTACAGCCAAGTGATGACCCTGATTTATCCTGCCCGGACTCACGCTGATAAGATCGTGGTTTCGGAAACGACCGCTCCCAAAATCGAAGGCACCGTTGCAGCATCCGACCGCACGACCAAAGACCAGCTGTATATCAATGTAGGCTCCGACCAATCAACGGAGAATGACGTCATTCTTAACGTTACCGAAGACACGCAAGTGATTGCGGGGCTCAGCACGGAATCGGAACTGAAGCCGGGTGCGAAGGTCGTAGCCTACCACTCGCCTATCATGACCAAGTCCATTCCAGCCATCACCTCGGCCGAAGTCATCATTGTTCAATCCGGCCAATAA
- a CDS encoding LysR family transcriptional regulator, whose protein sequence is MNLHALRIFNDVSKTGSITKSAGNLMLSQPAVTAQIRNLERELGLKLIEANGRNIQLTEAGEALAAHSQRLFAMEAEMEDMMQAIKSGREGSLRICATELPETALLPGWLVGYKQQNPRMDVELLKGNSNTALQRLRDHSVHISIVCGSWSIEDEVIESFTIMEDELIFAVPAIHRLAGREVTRFELMEEPFVLREEGSYTRKQLMSLIEASGIRGPRSSITIEGLNETIEAVKAGYGAALVPALSIKTELASGELSKVKVTGVTIPHPIRVCTKKLEAIPAHIRSFISYIQADIRERHYDIHG, encoded by the coding sequence ATGAATCTTCATGCACTCCGCATATTTAATGATGTGTCCAAAACGGGAAGCATTACGAAATCGGCCGGCAATCTAATGTTAAGCCAACCGGCCGTTACCGCCCAAATCCGCAATCTGGAGCGGGAACTCGGCTTGAAATTGATTGAGGCGAATGGGCGCAATATTCAATTGACAGAAGCCGGTGAAGCGTTGGCCGCGCATTCCCAGCGGTTATTTGCGATGGAAGCCGAGATGGAAGACATGATGCAAGCCATTAAATCTGGCCGGGAGGGAAGTTTGCGGATATGTGCGACGGAGCTGCCGGAGACCGCCTTGCTTCCCGGATGGCTGGTTGGATATAAACAACAGAATCCACGCATGGATGTGGAGCTGCTGAAAGGGAATTCCAACACAGCGCTGCAGCGATTACGGGATCATTCGGTACATATCTCGATCGTTTGCGGCAGTTGGTCCATAGAAGACGAGGTCATTGAGTCCTTTACGATTATGGAGGACGAATTGATTTTTGCCGTACCCGCAATTCATCGCCTAGCCGGCAGAGAAGTTACTCGATTCGAGCTTATGGAGGAGCCTTTTGTGCTGAGGGAGGAAGGGAGTTACACACGAAAACAGTTAATGTCTCTGATTGAGGCCTCAGGCATCCGGGGACCTCGTTCCTCCATCACGATAGAGGGGTTGAACGAAACCATTGAGGCGGTTAAAGCGGGTTACGGGGCTGCCCTGGTCCCGGCTCTATCCATCAAGACAGAGCTGGCTTCCGGCGAACTTAGCAAGGTAAAGGTAACAGGCGTAACGATCCCGCATCCCATACGGGTGTGTACCAAAAAGCTAGAAGCGATACCCGCACACATCCGTTCTTTTATTTCCTATATCCAGGCGGATATCCGCGAAAGACACTACGATATCCATGGATGA
- a CDS encoding MFS transporter, producing MMLNNPYVRTVVFSRVLLNLGIWVRNFAILLYVTDMTGNNPVYVSLISVAEFAPIFLFAFIGGTFADRWRPKRTMVRSDVLSALSAFLVLIAVHNGSWQALLVLTFFSATVSQFSQPSAMKLFKQHVPAEQLQSVMAMFQSMVAFFTVIGPIAGAFVYQKYGIEISLIATGALFLGSGLILTLLPRDMLEETQSKHQNLQQELIEGLRYVWSNQTLRTLGATFAAAGLASGLIQPLAIFVTIENLGQDKSFLQWLLTVNGAAMLVGGGFVMAFAKKITPQTLLALGLTVSAIGNLGIGWSTNIMFTLLLLVLNGFFYPAIHIGINTLILNNAEGPYIGRVGGALTPIFMGMMVLGMSLGGLLKDQLSLFFVYAVSALLLLTGSALLIPLFKKKTSTAGVLEQ from the coding sequence ATGATGCTTAACAACCCGTATGTCCGAACCGTTGTGTTCTCACGCGTACTCTTGAACCTCGGCATTTGGGTTCGCAACTTCGCCATTCTGTTATACGTTACGGACATGACAGGCAATAATCCTGTGTATGTATCTCTCATATCCGTAGCCGAATTTGCCCCTATTTTCTTGTTTGCCTTCATCGGCGGTACTTTCGCGGACCGCTGGCGTCCTAAACGTACCATGGTCCGTTCGGATGTTTTGTCCGCGTTATCGGCATTTCTCGTGCTGATCGCCGTTCATAACGGGTCGTGGCAGGCATTGCTGGTACTCACGTTCTTCTCTGCCACCGTGTCACAATTTTCCCAGCCCTCGGCGATGAAGCTGTTCAAACAGCATGTGCCCGCTGAACAGCTGCAATCCGTAATGGCCATGTTTCAATCCATGGTTGCCTTCTTTACGGTCATCGGCCCGATCGCAGGCGCATTTGTATACCAGAAGTACGGCATTGAAATATCGCTGATCGCCACAGGCGCCTTATTTCTGGGTTCTGGCTTGATTCTGACTTTATTGCCTCGCGATATGCTGGAAGAGACACAATCCAAGCACCAGAACCTCCAGCAAGAACTTATCGAAGGCCTTCGTTATGTATGGAGTAATCAAACGCTCCGAACACTAGGTGCGACCTTCGCCGCCGCTGGCTTGGCATCGGGACTTATCCAGCCGCTCGCGATTTTTGTGACGATTGAGAACCTCGGGCAGGATAAATCATTCTTGCAATGGCTGTTAACCGTCAATGGGGCGGCGATGCTGGTCGGAGGGGGATTCGTCATGGCATTTGCCAAGAAAATAACCCCTCAAACCTTACTGGCTCTCGGACTGACCGTTAGTGCTATCGGAAACCTCGGTATCGGCTGGTCAACAAACATCATGTTTACGCTGCTGCTTCTGGTGCTTAACGGATTCTTCTACCCCGCCATCCACATTGGAATCAACACCCTGATCCTAAACAATGCGGAGGGGCCATATATTGGTCGGGTGGGCGGCGCGCTTACCCCGATCTTTATGGGCATGATGGTGCTGGGCATGTCGCTGGGAGGATTGCTCAAAGACCAGCTGTCCCTGTTCTTCGTCTATGCGGTCAGTGCACTCTTGCTCCTCACAGGATCGGCGTTACTGATCCCATTATTTAAAAAGAAAACGAGCACGGCCGGCGTATTGGAGCAATGA
- the cysI gene encoding assimilatory sulfite reductase (NADPH) hemoprotein subunit: MSDNNLVSPNSAPHSDVEDIKRRSNYLRGSLVETLEDRITASIPEDDNRLMKFHGSYMQDDRDLRNERHKQKLEPAYQFMLRVRAAGGVVTPEQWLMMDRVAQKYANGTIRLTTRQSFQLHGVLKWNMKSTIKEVNEAMLSTLAACGDVNRNVMCNPNPDQSEIHSEVYEWARMLSSHLDPRSRAYHEIWLDGEKIVDSTQNGEEQEPIYGPVYLPRKFKIGMAVPPSNDVDVYSQDLGFIAIVEDGKLKGFNVSVGGGMGMTHGDPLTYPQVGKVIGFCKPEQIVDLAEKTVTIQRDYGDRAVRKHARFKYTIDDRGIDWFVNELTSRLGWKLEEAKPFHFDHNGDRYGWVKGSNGKWHFTLFIQNGRVKDDADYLLMTGLREIAQIHNGDFRLTANQNLIIANISSHKKKKIEELIKRYGLTDGHHYSALRRNSMACVALPTCGLAMAESERYLPTLLDKIDPILEENGLSEEDIVIRMTGCPNGCARPMLAEIAFIGKAPGKYNMYLGGGFSGHRLNKLYKENIGEAEILDSLRQIMKQYAEEREIGERLGDYVIRAGYVKEVLDGQQFHA; encoded by the coding sequence ATGTCTGATAATAACCTTGTATCACCGAATAGTGCGCCGCATAGCGATGTCGAGGACATCAAGCGTCGAAGCAATTATCTGCGGGGCAGTCTTGTAGAAACATTGGAGGATCGCATTACGGCATCGATTCCCGAAGACGATAACCGATTGATGAAATTCCACGGCAGCTATATGCAGGACGACCGGGACTTGCGAAACGAACGGCACAAGCAAAAGCTGGAGCCCGCTTATCAGTTCATGCTGCGCGTACGCGCAGCGGGCGGTGTCGTCACGCCGGAGCAATGGCTGATGATGGACCGCGTAGCCCAGAAGTATGCAAACGGCACGATTCGATTGACAACGCGTCAATCCTTCCAGCTCCACGGTGTATTGAAGTGGAATATGAAGAGCACCATTAAAGAAGTCAATGAAGCCATGCTTAGCACGTTGGCCGCTTGCGGTGACGTTAACCGTAATGTCATGTGCAATCCGAACCCCGATCAATCCGAAATTCATTCGGAGGTATACGAATGGGCACGCATGCTCAGCAGTCATCTCGATCCGCGTTCGCGTGCGTATCATGAGATTTGGCTTGACGGCGAGAAGATCGTGGACAGCACGCAGAATGGAGAGGAACAGGAGCCGATCTACGGCCCGGTGTACCTGCCGCGGAAATTCAAGATTGGGATGGCCGTGCCGCCTTCCAACGATGTCGATGTTTATTCCCAGGACCTCGGCTTCATAGCGATCGTGGAGGACGGCAAATTAAAAGGCTTTAACGTCTCGGTAGGCGGCGGCATGGGAATGACGCACGGTGATCCGCTAACCTATCCTCAAGTGGGGAAAGTCATCGGATTCTGCAAACCCGAGCAGATCGTGGACTTGGCCGAGAAAACGGTGACGATTCAGCGTGATTACGGAGACCGCGCAGTGCGCAAGCATGCTCGTTTCAAATATACGATTGATGACCGCGGAATCGATTGGTTCGTTAACGAGCTGACCAGCCGTCTGGGATGGAAGCTGGAGGAGGCAAAGCCGTTCCATTTCGATCATAACGGCGATCGTTACGGCTGGGTAAAAGGCAGCAACGGCAAATGGCATTTCACGCTGTTCATCCAGAACGGGCGCGTGAAAGACGATGCCGATTACCTGCTGATGACGGGTCTTCGCGAAATCGCCCAAATCCATAATGGCGATTTTCGATTGACGGCCAATCAGAATCTGATCATTGCCAATATCAGCAGCCACAAAAAGAAGAAGATTGAAGAACTCATCAAGCGTTACGGGCTGACGGACGGCCATCATTATTCTGCGCTGCGCAGAAATTCCATGGCATGCGTAGCCTTGCCGACTTGTGGATTGGCCATGGCCGAATCCGAGCGATATTTGCCGACGCTATTGGATAAAATCGATCCGATCCTGGAAGAGAACGGACTGAGCGAAGAGGACATCGTCATTCGAATGACAGGATGCCCGAACGGCTGTGCCAGACCGATGCTGGCCGAAATCGCGTTTATCGGTAAGGCACCGGGCAAATACAATATGTACCTGGGCGGCGGATTCTCCGGACACCGGCTAAACAAGCTTTATAAAGAGAACATCGGGGAGGCTGAGATTCTGGACTCCCTTCGCCAGATCATGAAGCAGTACGCAGAAGAACGCGAGATCGGCGAGCGCTTGGGCGATTATGTCATTCGCGCCGGTTACGTGAAGGAAGTATTGGACGGTCAACAATTTCACGCGTAA
- a CDS encoding YebC/PmpR family DNA-binding transcriptional regulator has product MGRKWNNIKEKKASKDANTSRVYAKFGVEIYVAAKKGEPDPESNRALKVVLERAKTYNVPKAIIDRALDKAKGSGDENYEELRYEGFGPNGSMIIVDALTNNVNRTAPAVRSAFNKNGGNMGVSGSVSYMFDPTAVIGVEGKTAEEVMDLLLEADLDVRDILEEEEAVIVYAEPDQFHAVQEAFKAAGITDFTVAELTMLAQNFVSLPEEGQAQFEKLIDALEDLEDVQQVYHNVEFEE; this is encoded by the coding sequence ATGGGCCGTAAATGGAATAATATTAAGGAAAAGAAAGCATCCAAGGATGCTAATACAAGTCGCGTATACGCGAAATTCGGTGTGGAAATTTATGTTGCCGCCAAAAAAGGCGAGCCGGATCCTGAATCCAACCGTGCGCTGAAGGTTGTACTAGAGCGTGCCAAAACATACAATGTGCCGAAAGCGATCATTGACCGCGCCCTGGATAAAGCCAAGGGCAGCGGGGACGAGAACTATGAAGAGCTTCGTTATGAAGGCTTCGGTCCGAACGGATCGATGATCATCGTCGATGCATTGACGAACAACGTCAATCGGACGGCGCCTGCCGTGCGCTCTGCCTTTAACAAGAACGGGGGCAATATGGGCGTCAGCGGTTCGGTGTCCTATATGTTTGATCCAACGGCCGTCATCGGAGTGGAAGGAAAGACGGCAGAGGAAGTCATGGATCTGCTGCTGGAAGCCGACCTGGATGTCCGCGACATCTTGGAAGAGGAAGAAGCCGTGATCGTTTACGCTGAACCGGATCAGTTCCATGCGGTTCAGGAAGCATTCAAAGCTGCTGGCATAACGGACTTTACCGTTGCCGAGCTGACGATGCTGGCACAGAATTTTGTGTCCCTGCCGGAAGAAGGACAGGCGCAGTTCGAGAAGCTGATCGACGCACTGGAAGACCTTGAGGATGTTCAGCAAGTCTATCACAACGTGGAGTTTGAGGAATAG
- a CDS encoding assimilatory sulfite reductase (NADPH) flavoprotein subunit: protein MELQVTNSPFNQEQVELLNRLLPTLTESQRTWLSGFIAALQGTAAAAAVAASPQASAAAAVSAPVVSAPKEVTVLYGSQTGNGHGLSKKLSKKLEEVGLQVTMSSMSDFKPNNLKKLQNLLIIVSTHGEGEPPDNAIPFYEFLHGKRAPQVENLQYSVLALGDTSYEFFCQTGKDFDKRLEELGGKRLTPRVDCDVDFDESAAEWMNQVLLSLNEAGAGSSAVEHVSAVALTDSTESEYSRSNPFQAEILENLNLNGRGSERETRHIEISLEGSNLQYEPGDSLGIYPENHPQLVDDLIAEMGWNADEAVVVNKSGEARTLRDALLRHYEITVLTKPLIEQAAKLSGSEELRKLLEPGHEQELRAYIEERDLLDLVQDYGLQQVAASDFVSILRKIPARLYSIASSSKAFPDEVHVTVRTVRYEAHGRNRYGVCSVQLAERLEAGDSLPVYIQHNPNFKLPENPDTPIIMIGPGTGVAPFRAFLGEREETGAEGKSWLFYGDQHFTTDFLYQIEWQRWLKDGVLTRMDVAFSRDTDKKVYVQHRMLESSKELYQWLQEGACVYVCGDEKKMAHDVHSALGSILEQEGGMSPEEAAEYLTLMQQQKRYQRDVY, encoded by the coding sequence TTGGAACTTCAAGTAACGAACAGTCCTTTTAATCAGGAACAAGTGGAATTGCTGAATCGCTTACTGCCTACACTGACGGAATCCCAGCGGACGTGGCTGAGCGGCTTTATCGCGGCTTTGCAGGGAACGGCAGCCGCTGCGGCAGTTGCTGCTTCACCGCAAGCGAGCGCGGCGGCAGCCGTATCGGCACCGGTCGTGTCAGCTCCTAAAGAAGTCACCGTCCTATATGGGTCTCAGACGGGCAACGGTCATGGATTATCGAAAAAGTTATCGAAGAAGCTTGAAGAAGTCGGATTGCAGGTCACCATGTCCTCGATGAGCGATTTCAAGCCGAACAACCTGAAGAAATTACAGAATCTCCTCATTATTGTAAGTACGCACGGAGAGGGCGAACCGCCGGATAACGCGATTCCATTCTATGAGTTCCTGCATGGCAAGCGGGCACCTCAGGTGGAGAATCTTCAATATTCCGTACTGGCGCTGGGGGATACCTCGTATGAATTTTTCTGCCAAACGGGTAAAGATTTCGACAAGCGCCTCGAGGAACTGGGCGGTAAGCGGCTGACGCCAAGAGTAGACTGTGACGTGGATTTTGATGAATCGGCCGCGGAATGGATGAATCAGGTCCTCCTATCGTTGAATGAGGCCGGAGCGGGATCGTCCGCTGTTGAACATGTAAGCGCGGTAGCCCTGACCGACAGTACGGAATCGGAATATTCGAGAAGTAATCCGTTTCAAGCCGAGATCCTCGAAAATTTGAATTTGAACGGAAGAGGGTCTGAACGGGAAACTCGTCATATCGAAATATCGCTTGAAGGATCGAATCTGCAGTATGAGCCTGGCGACAGTTTAGGCATCTATCCGGAAAATCATCCGCAGCTGGTAGATGATCTCATCGCTGAAATGGGATGGAATGCAGACGAAGCGGTCGTTGTGAACAAAAGTGGCGAAGCGCGGACGCTGCGGGATGCCTTGCTCCGTCATTATGAAATCACGGTTCTCACGAAACCACTGATTGAACAGGCGGCTAAGCTGTCGGGGAGCGAAGAGCTTCGGAAACTGCTGGAGCCTGGACATGAGCAGGAACTTCGTGCCTATATCGAGGAACGGGATTTGCTGGATCTGGTACAGGATTATGGGCTGCAGCAAGTGGCGGCAAGCGATTTTGTATCCATTCTGCGCAAGATTCCGGCTCGTCTGTACTCGATCGCAAGCAGCTCCAAAGCGTTTCCGGATGAAGTCCATGTCACCGTTCGTACGGTCCGCTATGAAGCACACGGCCGCAACCGCTACGGGGTGTGCTCGGTACAATTGGCAGAACGACTGGAAGCTGGCGATTCATTGCCGGTATACATTCAGCATAACCCGAACTTTAAGCTCCCCGAGAATCCGGACACCCCGATTATTATGATTGGACCCGGCACGGGCGTGGCCCCTTTTCGGGCTTTCCTGGGGGAACGGGAAGAGACGGGCGCAGAAGGGAAATCGTGGCTGTTCTACGGCGATCAGCATTTCACGACGGACTTCCTCTACCAGATCGAGTGGCAGCGCTGGTTGAAGGATGGGGTGTTGACTCGCATGGATGTTGCCTTCTCACGGGATACGGACAAGAAAGTGTACGTGCAGCACCGGATGCTGGAGAGCAGCAAGGAGCTGTACCAGTGGCTCCAAGAAGGGGCTTGCGTATATGTCTGCGGCGATGAGAAAAAGATGGCTCATGACGTGCACTCCGCCCTGGGGTCCATTCTTGAGCAAGAAGGCGGGATGAGTCCGGAAGAAGCTGCGGAATATCTGACGCTCATGCAGCAACAGAAACGTTATCAGCGGGATGTGTATTGA